A window of the Drosophila simulans strain w501 chromosome 2L, Prin_Dsim_3.1, whole genome shotgun sequence genome harbors these coding sequences:
- the LOC6731637 gene encoding translation initiation factor IF-2, with protein MGLEPIPTVPPSFTGYLRTPTCPSNLKWDPLVKICLPNLDVKDYVPKGVLKQPNPPGLPGSPWNTPVGIPGRKPGVSSGGGTKESFGGMPVQRPVAKPGGSSGGGSGGRAEDKPGGSAGGGSGGSPKDKPVESSGGNPAAKPAGIPESKPEGSSGGAAEGGATGENPVEIPPGKPEDSSGGGSGGSPQNKPVESPKGNPEVKPAGIPESKPGGSSVVAAAGSPDKKPIESPEGKPGADSDGSKGRPGENPIGSPGGKPAGGNAKENAGKPVGSAGGTTNKNINNIKIQHKR; from the coding sequence ATGGGTTTAGAACCGATTCCTACAGTTCCCCCTTCGTTTACCGGATACCTTAGGACTCCGACTTGTCCATCGAACTTAAAGTGGGACCCTTTGGTTAAGATTTGTCTCCCAAACTTGGATGTTAAAGATTATGTGCCTAAGGGAGTTCTGAAACAACCGAATCCTCCGGGCTTACCTGGGTCACCGTGGAACACGCCTGTGGGAATACCGGGAAGAAAACCTGGAGTAAGTTCTGGCGGTGGCACTAAAGAAAGTTTTGGAGGAATGCCTGTGCAACGTCCTGTTGCGAAACCTGGCGGTAGTTCTGGCGGAGGATCTGGGGGAAGAGCTGAAGACAAACCAGGAGGTAGTGCTGGCGGGGGCTCTGGTGGAAGTCCTAAGGATAAGCCTGTAGAAAGTTCTGGAGGAAATCCTGCAGCAAAACCTGCAGGTATTCCGGAGAGCAAACCAGAAGGTAGTTCTGGTGGAGCTGCTGAAGGTGGAGCTACTGGAGAAAATCCTGTTGAAATTCCACCAGGAAAACCAGAAGATAGTTCTGGCGGAGGCTCTGGGGGAAGTCCTCAGAATAAGCCTGTAGAAAGTCCTAAAGGAAATCCTGAAGTAAAACCGGCAGGAATTCCCGAGAGCAAACCAGGAGGTAGTTCTGTCGTAGCTGCTGCAGGAAGTCCTGATAAGAAACCAATAGAAAGTCCAGAGGGAAAACCTGGAGCTGATAGCGATGGCTCGAAAGGACGTCCCGGAGAGAACCCGATTGGAAGTCCTGGAGGAAAACCAGCTGGCGGAAACGCTAAAGAAAATGCAGGAAAACCTGTAGGCTCCGCTGGAGGAACCACCaacaaaaatatcaacaatattaaaatacaacACAAACGCTAA
- the LOC6731638 gene encoding solute carrier organic anion transporter family member 5A1 isoform X1, which yields MSAKHIEQYTNPSFEQESDPPPPPSGGVADVGAGTASSSSNGHIANDAGTANRKGHRRQESMYQMTGLYSETNSGDDSSIDAALDQDNQPHATSYLAGDQLPSAVSGPGGGPAVVTDSVTVKCHSRQASAGKCPADPEEDFDEEQFQSGDCGILNCRPYGIQRFARIKIFVVLLSLLVMMQQALSSGYINSVITTIEKRFEIPSSYSGLIASSYEIGNVITVIFVSYLGSRRHIPVWIGIGAVIMGIGSLVFMVPHFTGEPNPGIAIVNKTSDNICKSALVRDQDMDLGRLSSGLSNQPLAPHTLREDNCLEGKASTTGPVLLFVLAQLLLGCGGSPLFTLGTTYVDDHVRTESSSMYIGFMYSMGAFGPVVGFLLGAYLLSFHMDSLSSTTISITPGDRRWVGMWWGGFLLCGVILLVVAVPFFSFPKVLAREKKKIRKSSVVQPVLPNNSRATVATDEMGKVKKLEIVAVTSKEDQSQAPPKVDTGYGKDIKDIPQSMLRLVKNPVYIVTCLGACMELMIVSGFVVFLPKYLETQFSLGKSQANIFTGSIAVPGACIGIFLGGCILKRFQLKPKGAVQFVLITNVICLACYAMLFFLGCDNLKMAGTTIPYYTSNKHGSTLEQPFQVNLTAACNFGCECLTSEVEPVCGNNGLTYFSPCHAGCTAFSSTSNTNYTNCACVRANISSSIYRGAGGSQAQALSANENFAEVTVVPVATAGPCATPCRTIYPFLILLFFMTFLVASTQMPLLMIVLRSVSEEERSFALGMQFVIFRLFGYIPAPILFGNLIDSTCILWKSSCGEKGGRCLIYDIEKFRYKYVGLCASVKLIALFIFIVDWWLVRRRKQLEKTKPLNASDPIIGSIISLDKLFEEKLSGAEPSTAFVGGGGELIIPTDILRHSRNDSRTMQMDYCYDKCGHVVTPANTCNQPQTKSKKHFRSASCDVKMIKSFARDHNSSSEPADAAGQDAGGASTKYKNLKKFQAHTRNHSTDLHDPSQPIRYIQNQLRPQDCPEEDDDEELTTGCGHFVKKHSRNHSYDQIYMPNNIRFDADFLRHPHSHHNPKKNVNVLKNVVSDMGKLKNSNEIDAGGAGSRGHSRNNSKDLNTKISSATPASGQVVTDASTTGLSVLRHRRTNSKDLNYQVLPESAPSSSVSGPHAHPQHTRNTSHHKIQIDDDRNELINDNDDEEEERSACA from the exons ATGTCGGCCAAGCACATCGAGCAGTATACGAATCCCTCATTCGAACAGGAATCCGACCCACCGCCTCCACCctcggggggcgtggcagatgTGGGAGCAGGCACCgctagcagcagcagcaatggccACATTGCCAACGATGCCGGCACGGCAAATCGCAAAGGTCACAG GCGGCAGGAATCCATGTACCAGATGACCGGCCTCTACTCGGAGACGAATAGCGGCGACGACAGCAGTATAGATGCGGCCCTAGATCAGGACAACCAGCCTCATGCCACGTCCTACCTGGCGGGGGATCAGTTGCCGTCGGCAGTTAGCGGCCCTGGAGGTGGACCAGCAGTGGTGACCGACAGCGTGACGGTGAAATGCCACAGTCGACAGGCATCGGCGGGCAAATGTCCGGCTGATCCGGAGGAGGACTTCGACGAAGAGCAGTTCCAATCAGGCGATTGCGGCATTCTCAACTGCAGACCTTATGGAATCCAGCGATTCGCCCGCATCAAGATCTTTGTGGTGCTGCTCTcgctgctggtgatgatgcAGCAGGCCCTTAGTTCGGGTTACATTAACTCCGTGATCACCACAATCGAGAAGCGCTTCGAAATCCCCTCCAGCTACTCGGGGCTAATAGCCTCTAGCTATGAGATCGGCAATGTGATCACCGTGATCTTCGTTAGCTACCTGGGCAGCCGACGACACATTCCCGTGTGGATTGGAATCGGAGCTGTAATCATGGGCATCGGCTCGCTGGTGTTTATGGTGCCGCATTTTACGGGCGAACCCAATCCGGGAATAGCGATCGTCAACAAAACCAGCGACAACATATGCAAGAGTGCCTTGGTTAGAGATCAGGACATGGACCTGGGTCGCCTGTCCAGCGGACTATCCAACCAACCTCTGGCGCCGCACACGCTGCGCGAGGATAACTGCCTGGAGGGCAAGGCCTCCACCACGGGGCCGGTGTTACTCTTCGTGCTTGCCCAGTTGCTCCTCGGATGCGGAGGCAGCCCGCTCTTTACGCTAGGCACCACCTACGTGGACGATCACGTGCGAACGGAGAGCTCCTCGATGTATATCGGATTTATGTACAGCATGGGCGCCTTTGGACCAGTAGTGGGATTCCTGCTTGGTGCCTATCTGCTTTCTTTCCACATGGACTCGCTATCCTCCACCACCATATCGATCA CTCCCGGCGACAGACGATGGGTGGGAATGTGGTGGGGCGGTTTTCTGCTATGCGGAGTCATTCTGCTGGTGGTGGCCGTGCCCTTCTTCTCCTTCCCCAAAGTGCTTGCCCGCGAAAAGAAGAAGATACGGAAGAGCAGCGTAGTGCAACCAGTTTTGCCAAACAATTCTAGAGCCACTGTGGCGACGGATGAGATGGGCAAGGTGAAGAAGCTGGAAATTGTTGCCGTGACCAGCAAAGAGGACCAGTCGCAGGCGCCACCCAAGGTGGACACGGGCTACGGAAAGGACATCAAGGATATTCCGCAGTCGATGCTGCGTCTGGTGAAGAATCCAGTATACATCGTGACCTGCCTGGgagcctgcatggagctgatGATCGTCTCTGGTTTCGTGGTCTTTCTGCCCAAGTACCTAGAGACGCAGTTCAGCCTGGGCAAAAGTCAGGCGAACATCTTTACTGGCTCGATCGCCGTGCCTGGAGCTTGTATTGGAATCTTCCTCGGTGGCTGTATCTTGAAACGATTCCAACTCAAGCCCAAGGGTGCCGTCCAATTTGTCCTGATCACTAACGTCATCTGCTTGGCCTGTTACGCGATGCTATTCTTCCTCGGTTGCGACAATCTTAAAATGGCTGGCACCACGATTCCCTACTACACCAGCAACAAGCATGGATCTACTTTGGAGCAGCCTTTCCAGGTTAACCTCACAGCCGCCTGCAACTTTGGCTGTGAGTGTCTGACCAGTGAGGTGGAACCGGTGTGCGGTAACAATGGACTTACCTATTTTAGTCCTTGCCACGCCGGCTGCACGGCCTTTTCATCCACATCCAACACCAACTACACCAACTGCGCCT gtGTTCGCGCCAACATCTCGAGCAGCATTTATCGTGGCGCTGGTGGCAGCCAAGCCCAGGCTCTCAGTGCTAACGAGAACTTCGCCGAGGTGACGGTGGTTCCGGTGGCTACTGCCGGTCCATGTGCCACGCCTTGCCGCACCATCTACCCGTTCCTCATACTGCTATTCTTCATGACCTTTTTGGTGGCGTCTACGCAGATGCCGCTGCTTATGATCGTGTTGAGATCGGTATCCGAGGAGGAACGTTCCTTTGCGCTTGGCATGCAGTTTGTAATCTTTCGACTATTTGGATACATACCGGCACCCATATTGTTCGGAAACCTTATCGACTCTACTTGCATTCTCTGGAAGTCGTCCTGCGGCGAGAAGGGCGGCCGCTGTCTCATCTACGACATTGAAAAGTTCCGTTACAA atATGTTGGACTGTGTGCATCTGTAAAGCTGATTGCCTTGTTTATCTTTATAGTGGATTGGTGGCTGGTGCGAAGGCGCAAGCAGCTTGAGAAAACGAAGCCCCTTAACGCCAGCGATCCAATAATCGGATCCATCATTAGCTTAGACAAAT TATTTGAAGAAAAGCTGTCTGGTGCCGAGCCGTCTACTGCATTTGTTGGTGGTGGAGGAGAGCTGATCATACCCACAGATATACTTCGTCATTCCCGCAATGATTCACGCACCATGCAAATGGATTACTG CTACGACAAATGCGGTCATGTGGTGACACCGGCAAACACCTGCAACCAGCCACAGACCAAGTCGAAGAAACACTTCCGAAGTGCCTCTTGTGACGTGAAGATGATCAAGAGCTTTGCCCGGGATCACAACTCATCTAGCGAACCTGCGGATGCGGCTGGTCAGGATGCTGGTGGTGCCAGCACAAAATACAAGAATCTCAAAAAGTTCCAGGCGCACACGCGCAATCACTCGACAGACCTACACGACCCCAGTCAACCCATCCGATATATTCAGAACCAACTCCGGCCGCAGGACTGCCCTGAAGAGGATGATGACGAAGAGCTGACCACCGGATGCGGACACTTCGTTAAAAAGCACTCCCGAAACCACAGCTACGACCAAATCTACATGCCCAATAACATACGCTTCGATGCGGACTTCCTACGACACCCCCATTCACATCACAATCCCAAGAAGAATGTGAATGTTTTAAAGAATGTGGTTTCGGATATGGGCAAGCTAAagaattcaaatgaaatagaTGCTGGTGGAGCTGGATCACGTGGACATTCCCGCAACAACTCGAAGGATTTGAACACCAAAATTTCTAGTGCAACTCCTGCTTCGGGTCAGGTAGTAACGGATGCCAGCACTACGGGCCTAAGTGTGCTGCGACATCGGCGAACCAATTCAAAGGACTTAAATTATCAAGTGCTGCCGGAGTCTGCTCCCTCCAGCTCAGTGTCAGGGCCTCATGCACATCCTCAGCACACGCGAAACACATCGCACCACAAGATCCAGATCGATGACGATCGAAACGAGCTCATCAACGACAATGAtgacgaagaggaggagcgTTCCGCGTGTGCTTAG
- the LOC6731638 gene encoding solute carrier organic anion transporter family member 5A1 isoform X2 codes for MYQMTGLYSETNSGDDSSIDAALDQDNQPHATSYLAGDQLPSAVSGPGGGPAVVTDSVTVKCHSRQASAGKCPADPEEDFDEEQFQSGDCGILNCRPYGIQRFARIKIFVVLLSLLVMMQQALSSGYINSVITTIEKRFEIPSSYSGLIASSYEIGNVITVIFVSYLGSRRHIPVWIGIGAVIMGIGSLVFMVPHFTGEPNPGIAIVNKTSDNICKSALVRDQDMDLGRLSSGLSNQPLAPHTLREDNCLEGKASTTGPVLLFVLAQLLLGCGGSPLFTLGTTYVDDHVRTESSSMYIGFMYSMGAFGPVVGFLLGAYLLSFHMDSLSSTTISITPGDRRWVGMWWGGFLLCGVILLVVAVPFFSFPKVLAREKKKIRKSSVVQPVLPNNSRATVATDEMGKVKKLEIVAVTSKEDQSQAPPKVDTGYGKDIKDIPQSMLRLVKNPVYIVTCLGACMELMIVSGFVVFLPKYLETQFSLGKSQANIFTGSIAVPGACIGIFLGGCILKRFQLKPKGAVQFVLITNVICLACYAMLFFLGCDNLKMAGTTIPYYTSNKHGSTLEQPFQVNLTAACNFGCECLTSEVEPVCGNNGLTYFSPCHAGCTAFSSTSNTNYTNCACVRANISSSIYRGAGGSQAQALSANENFAEVTVVPVATAGPCATPCRTIYPFLILLFFMTFLVASTQMPLLMIVLRSVSEEERSFALGMQFVIFRLFGYIPAPILFGNLIDSTCILWKSSCGEKGGRCLIYDIEKFRYKYVGLCASVKLIALFIFIVDWWLVRRRKQLEKTKPLNASDPIIGSIISLDKLFEEKLSGAEPSTAFVGGGGELIIPTDILRHSRNDSRTMQMDYCYDKCGHVVTPANTCNQPQTKSKKHFRSASCDVKMIKSFARDHNSSSEPADAAGQDAGGASTKYKNLKKFQAHTRNHSTDLHDPSQPIRYIQNQLRPQDCPEEDDDEELTTGCGHFVKKHSRNHSYDQIYMPNNIRFDADFLRHPHSHHNPKKNVNVLKNVVSDMGKLKNSNEIDAGGAGSRGHSRNNSKDLNTKISSATPASGQVVTDASTTGLSVLRHRRTNSKDLNYQVLPESAPSSSVSGPHAHPQHTRNTSHHKIQIDDDRNELINDNDDEEEERSACA; via the exons ATGTACCAGATGACCGGCCTCTACTCGGAGACGAATAGCGGCGACGACAGCAGTATAGATGCGGCCCTAGATCAGGACAACCAGCCTCATGCCACGTCCTACCTGGCGGGGGATCAGTTGCCGTCGGCAGTTAGCGGCCCTGGAGGTGGACCAGCAGTGGTGACCGACAGCGTGACGGTGAAATGCCACAGTCGACAGGCATCGGCGGGCAAATGTCCGGCTGATCCGGAGGAGGACTTCGACGAAGAGCAGTTCCAATCAGGCGATTGCGGCATTCTCAACTGCAGACCTTATGGAATCCAGCGATTCGCCCGCATCAAGATCTTTGTGGTGCTGCTCTcgctgctggtgatgatgcAGCAGGCCCTTAGTTCGGGTTACATTAACTCCGTGATCACCACAATCGAGAAGCGCTTCGAAATCCCCTCCAGCTACTCGGGGCTAATAGCCTCTAGCTATGAGATCGGCAATGTGATCACCGTGATCTTCGTTAGCTACCTGGGCAGCCGACGACACATTCCCGTGTGGATTGGAATCGGAGCTGTAATCATGGGCATCGGCTCGCTGGTGTTTATGGTGCCGCATTTTACGGGCGAACCCAATCCGGGAATAGCGATCGTCAACAAAACCAGCGACAACATATGCAAGAGTGCCTTGGTTAGAGATCAGGACATGGACCTGGGTCGCCTGTCCAGCGGACTATCCAACCAACCTCTGGCGCCGCACACGCTGCGCGAGGATAACTGCCTGGAGGGCAAGGCCTCCACCACGGGGCCGGTGTTACTCTTCGTGCTTGCCCAGTTGCTCCTCGGATGCGGAGGCAGCCCGCTCTTTACGCTAGGCACCACCTACGTGGACGATCACGTGCGAACGGAGAGCTCCTCGATGTATATCGGATTTATGTACAGCATGGGCGCCTTTGGACCAGTAGTGGGATTCCTGCTTGGTGCCTATCTGCTTTCTTTCCACATGGACTCGCTATCCTCCACCACCATATCGATCA CTCCCGGCGACAGACGATGGGTGGGAATGTGGTGGGGCGGTTTTCTGCTATGCGGAGTCATTCTGCTGGTGGTGGCCGTGCCCTTCTTCTCCTTCCCCAAAGTGCTTGCCCGCGAAAAGAAGAAGATACGGAAGAGCAGCGTAGTGCAACCAGTTTTGCCAAACAATTCTAGAGCCACTGTGGCGACGGATGAGATGGGCAAGGTGAAGAAGCTGGAAATTGTTGCCGTGACCAGCAAAGAGGACCAGTCGCAGGCGCCACCCAAGGTGGACACGGGCTACGGAAAGGACATCAAGGATATTCCGCAGTCGATGCTGCGTCTGGTGAAGAATCCAGTATACATCGTGACCTGCCTGGgagcctgcatggagctgatGATCGTCTCTGGTTTCGTGGTCTTTCTGCCCAAGTACCTAGAGACGCAGTTCAGCCTGGGCAAAAGTCAGGCGAACATCTTTACTGGCTCGATCGCCGTGCCTGGAGCTTGTATTGGAATCTTCCTCGGTGGCTGTATCTTGAAACGATTCCAACTCAAGCCCAAGGGTGCCGTCCAATTTGTCCTGATCACTAACGTCATCTGCTTGGCCTGTTACGCGATGCTATTCTTCCTCGGTTGCGACAATCTTAAAATGGCTGGCACCACGATTCCCTACTACACCAGCAACAAGCATGGATCTACTTTGGAGCAGCCTTTCCAGGTTAACCTCACAGCCGCCTGCAACTTTGGCTGTGAGTGTCTGACCAGTGAGGTGGAACCGGTGTGCGGTAACAATGGACTTACCTATTTTAGTCCTTGCCACGCCGGCTGCACGGCCTTTTCATCCACATCCAACACCAACTACACCAACTGCGCCT gtGTTCGCGCCAACATCTCGAGCAGCATTTATCGTGGCGCTGGTGGCAGCCAAGCCCAGGCTCTCAGTGCTAACGAGAACTTCGCCGAGGTGACGGTGGTTCCGGTGGCTACTGCCGGTCCATGTGCCACGCCTTGCCGCACCATCTACCCGTTCCTCATACTGCTATTCTTCATGACCTTTTTGGTGGCGTCTACGCAGATGCCGCTGCTTATGATCGTGTTGAGATCGGTATCCGAGGAGGAACGTTCCTTTGCGCTTGGCATGCAGTTTGTAATCTTTCGACTATTTGGATACATACCGGCACCCATATTGTTCGGAAACCTTATCGACTCTACTTGCATTCTCTGGAAGTCGTCCTGCGGCGAGAAGGGCGGCCGCTGTCTCATCTACGACATTGAAAAGTTCCGTTACAA atATGTTGGACTGTGTGCATCTGTAAAGCTGATTGCCTTGTTTATCTTTATAGTGGATTGGTGGCTGGTGCGAAGGCGCAAGCAGCTTGAGAAAACGAAGCCCCTTAACGCCAGCGATCCAATAATCGGATCCATCATTAGCTTAGACAAAT TATTTGAAGAAAAGCTGTCTGGTGCCGAGCCGTCTACTGCATTTGTTGGTGGTGGAGGAGAGCTGATCATACCCACAGATATACTTCGTCATTCCCGCAATGATTCACGCACCATGCAAATGGATTACTG CTACGACAAATGCGGTCATGTGGTGACACCGGCAAACACCTGCAACCAGCCACAGACCAAGTCGAAGAAACACTTCCGAAGTGCCTCTTGTGACGTGAAGATGATCAAGAGCTTTGCCCGGGATCACAACTCATCTAGCGAACCTGCGGATGCGGCTGGTCAGGATGCTGGTGGTGCCAGCACAAAATACAAGAATCTCAAAAAGTTCCAGGCGCACACGCGCAATCACTCGACAGACCTACACGACCCCAGTCAACCCATCCGATATATTCAGAACCAACTCCGGCCGCAGGACTGCCCTGAAGAGGATGATGACGAAGAGCTGACCACCGGATGCGGACACTTCGTTAAAAAGCACTCCCGAAACCACAGCTACGACCAAATCTACATGCCCAATAACATACGCTTCGATGCGGACTTCCTACGACACCCCCATTCACATCACAATCCCAAGAAGAATGTGAATGTTTTAAAGAATGTGGTTTCGGATATGGGCAAGCTAAagaattcaaatgaaatagaTGCTGGTGGAGCTGGATCACGTGGACATTCCCGCAACAACTCGAAGGATTTGAACACCAAAATTTCTAGTGCAACTCCTGCTTCGGGTCAGGTAGTAACGGATGCCAGCACTACGGGCCTAAGTGTGCTGCGACATCGGCGAACCAATTCAAAGGACTTAAATTATCAAGTGCTGCCGGAGTCTGCTCCCTCCAGCTCAGTGTCAGGGCCTCATGCACATCCTCAGCACACGCGAAACACATCGCACCACAAGATCCAGATCGATGACGATCGAAACGAGCTCATCAACGACAATGAtgacgaagaggaggagcgTTCCGCGTGTGCTTAG
- the LOC6731639 gene encoding protein Daple, producing the protein MEKRATSTMQVLYAELAAAKSRSAELEEENILLRHRLNRASASHSTNAAINVEAKIMVFQLEEERDRLVETLQKHKKKYNKLHDAYLEKVKRCRALEEMFKRQKTLTGLVMKSSLDQRNAEQRMALEKRQSAQSDVNELNELKAKVEKLQRALDESYDIIDEMDFELESVELLEMQNQTLRDELAAFKAKSEAGATSLAASLPNDDDPPPKYEEDYPGQHHKAMQARRCSSSSESDPKDDDADAETMERAALTHSLIQTVETESNALRRELLRSRCQRTIRAKLEKESEAAD; encoded by the exons ATGGAGAAGCGTGCTACATCTACCATGCAAGTTCTCTATGCAGAACTGGCAGCcg CAAAGTCCAGAAGTgccgagctggaggaggagaacaTTTTGCTGCGCCATCGACTAAATCGCGCGTCTGCCAGCCACAGCACCAATGCGGCCATAAATGTGGAGGCCAAGATCATGGTCTTCCAGTTGGAGGAGGAACGAGATCGTCTGGTGGAAACACTGCAGAAGCACAAGAAGAAGTACAACAAGCTGCACGACGCTTATCTGGAGAAGGTGAAACGTTGTCGTGCCTTGGAGGAGATGTTTAAACGGCAGAAGACGCTTACAGGCTTGGTGATGAAGTCCTCTTTGGATCAAAGAAATGCCG AACAACGAATGGCGTTGGAGAAAAGACAGTCGGCCCAAAGCGATGTCAATGAATTGAACGAGCTGAAGGCCAAAGTAGAAAAACTTCAAAGAGCCCTTGATGAGTCATACGACATTATTGACGAAATGGATTTTGAACTTGAGAGC GTGGAATTACTGGAAATGCAAAACCAAACCCTACGGGACGAACTAGCCGCTTTTAAGGCAAAATCAGAAGCAGGAGCGACCAGTCTTGCAGCTTCACTACCCAACGATGACGACCCACCGCCCAAATATGAGGAAGACTATCCTGGGCAGCATCATAAAGCTATGCAGGCCCGGCGCTGCTCCTCTAGCAGTGAATCAGATCCCAAGGATGATGATGCCGACGCAGAAACCATGGAAAGAGCTGCTTTAACCCATAGT CTCATACAAACTGTGGAAACGGAGAGCAATGCCCTAAGACGGGAATTGTTGAGGTCCCGCTGCCAAAGAACAATACGAGCCAAGTTGGAGAAAGAAAGCGAGGCTGCTGACTAG
- the LOC6731640 gene encoding cuticle protein 7 gives MMGKATYLLCLCLASAVWAIELQAEPDYGPVAYEFQWSVNDPHTGDIKSQKESRKDDKVEGVYELIDSDGYRRIVQYKADDHNGFEAIVQREPTDIKIPLPEPPKKLLAAKILTPVLPVAPLVHYAAPKAIIKQELSAGNYVSVSGPTAQYKY, from the exons ATGATGGGAAAA GCTACCTATTTGTTGTGCCTGTGCCTGGCCAGCGCCGTTTGGGCCATTGAATTGCAGGCGGAGCCGGACTACGGACCAGTGGCCTACGAGTTCCAGTGGTCGGTGAACGATCCCCACACCGGCGACATCAAGAGCCAAAAGGAGTCCCGCAAGGACGACAAGGTCGAGGGCGTCTACGAGCTGATCGATTCCGATGGCTATCGCCGCATAGTGCAGTACAAGGCGGATGATCACAACGGCTTCGAGGCGATTGTCCAGCGTGAGCCCACGGACATCAAGATACCGCTGCCTGAGCCACCCAAGAAGCTCCTGGCCGCCAAGATCCTGACTCCCGTGCTGCCGGTGGCGCCGCTTGTCCACTACGCCGCTCCCAAGGCCATCATCAAGCAGGAGCTGTCCGCCGGGAACTATGTCTCCGTATCCGGACCAACAGCACAGTACAAGTACTGA
- the LOC6731641 gene encoding uncharacterized protein LOC6731641: MDPWSISAKMVGCPETRQLLVTLLLALGFCLGGSKDAVPDADAKWMAPLKQYGYTAQHLKNKVEHGEFTTFELGTPNYQILNPEDEPEYITADQPHYQEMLRRLTSGRNKADTIDVEMASRTDTVRETSDQGESKKPSKIQVPVKPKSQVRQNRWEKLRKRSSIEKRRDHKETMEADVRDEQSFFPEIQVYPGLPFQSRVANLN, translated from the coding sequence ATGGATCCATGGAGCATCAGTGCGAAAATGGTCGGCTGCCCGGAGACACGACAATTACTGGTCACATTGCTATTGGCCCTTGGCTTCTGCCTGGGAGGCTCAAAGGATGCAGTTCCGGACGCGGATGCCAAGTGGATGGCTCCACTCAAGCAGTATGGTTATACGGCCCAGCATCTGAAGAACAAAGTGGAGCATGGTGAATTCACCACCTTCGAACTGGGCACCCCCAACTACCAGATCCTCAATCCCGAAGACGAACCGGAATACATAACTGCGGATCAACCGCATTACCAGGAGATGCTGAGGCGACTTACCAGTGGTCGAAATAAAGCTGACACCATTGATGTGGAAATGGCAAGTCGCACGGATACGGTTCGCGAGACTTCCGATCAGGGTGAATCCAAAAAACCATCTAAAATTCAAGTGCCAGTTAAACCAAAGTCACAAGTAAGACAAAATCGCTGGGAGAAACTAAGAAAGCGCAGCTCCATCGAAAAAAGACGTGACCACAAGGAAACCATGGAAGCTGATGTGCGGGATGAGCAAAGTTTCTTCCCGGAGATTCAGGTTTACCCAGGTTTACCCTTCCAAAGTCGTGTAGCCAATCTTAATTAA